A window of Candidatus Pantoea floridensis contains these coding sequences:
- a CDS encoding sensor domain-containing diguanylate cyclase: MPLKRKMDKKVNTESGLLKSIVLSGLFLILTVVGMSLWTLREDWLATVHQTQETAMNLAVSQSRQAEDTFLQAELSLRQIQRDLQLQLATGIQGADLSHTMRELQHRLPQLHGLFYYDADGTWIATSADRVPSNINNADREYFTYQRSNRRNNLHIGPVIRSRSTGDLVIPVSLRVSDASGGFKGVLLATIKVDYFRRFYSYYELGKRDVLVLMLSDSTVLYARPMPDSYIGKDLSSSPLFQHMLAKMDRGSGQWKAALDGQARIFGFARSDRYPIIVAAGYNADDLFSIWINGRGQDIILSLILLLTILLLGTFQLRHARRVLRYQQELTSLRDELHKANLSLDKLAHIDGLTGLANRREFDRFLREALGNAAASGKPLSLIMIDIDFFKHYNDTYGHIAGDEGLKVIGELLASLSVRRSDMAARYGGEEFALILPDTAFDEGIALANRAVEAVRMMKLPHASSPLGHVTLSAGCATTSTPATVSAVKLLEHADHALYRAKRGGRNRAQGIDVPALPEQRRE, translated from the coding sequence ATGCCGTTAAAAAGGAAAATGGATAAAAAGGTCAACACCGAATCTGGCCTGCTGAAAAGCATTGTGCTGTCCGGTCTCTTCCTGATCCTCACGGTGGTCGGTATGAGTCTTTGGACGCTACGGGAAGACTGGCTGGCCACGGTGCATCAAACGCAGGAAACGGCGATGAATCTCGCCGTGTCGCAGTCGCGCCAGGCGGAAGATACCTTTCTCCAGGCAGAACTTTCGCTGAGACAGATACAGCGCGATCTGCAACTGCAGTTGGCGACAGGGATTCAGGGGGCGGATCTGAGCCATACTATGCGTGAGTTGCAGCACCGCCTGCCGCAACTGCACGGACTGTTTTATTACGATGCGGACGGCACATGGATCGCGACCTCTGCCGATCGCGTGCCCAGCAACATCAATAACGCCGATCGTGAATACTTTACTTATCAGCGCAGCAACCGACGCAATAACCTGCACATTGGCCCGGTGATTCGCAGCCGCAGCACGGGCGATCTGGTGATCCCCGTTTCCCTGCGGGTGAGCGATGCCAGTGGCGGATTCAAAGGGGTATTGTTGGCGACCATAAAGGTGGATTATTTCCGTCGTTTTTACAGCTACTACGAGCTCGGCAAACGCGATGTGCTGGTATTAATGTTGTCCGACAGCACCGTGCTTTATGCTCGTCCGATGCCAGACAGTTACATTGGTAAAGATCTCTCCTCAAGTCCGCTGTTTCAGCATATGCTCGCCAAAATGGATCGCGGCAGCGGTCAATGGAAGGCGGCGCTGGACGGGCAAGCGCGGATCTTTGGCTTTGCGCGTTCTGACCGCTATCCGATCATCGTCGCCGCGGGTTACAACGCCGACGATCTCTTTAGCATTTGGATTAATGGGCGGGGGCAGGACATTATCCTCAGCCTGATTCTGCTGTTGACCATCTTATTACTGGGGACGTTTCAGCTGCGTCATGCACGGCGCGTATTGCGCTATCAGCAGGAACTGACCAGCCTACGTGATGAGCTGCACAAGGCCAATCTGTCGCTGGACAAGCTCGCACATATTGACGGGCTTACCGGGTTAGCGAATCGCCGGGAATTCGATCGCTTCCTCCGTGAAGCGCTGGGCAACGCGGCCGCAAGCGGTAAACCCCTTTCGCTCATCATGATCGATATCGATTTTTTCAAACATTACAACGACACCTACGGACACATTGCGGGAGATGAAGGGTTGAAGGTGATAGGTGAGCTACTGGCTTCGTTATCCGTGAGGCGATCGGATATGGCGGCCCGCTACGGTGGTGAGGAGTTTGCGCTTATCTTGCCGGATACCGCATTCGATGAGGGGATAGCGCTGGCTAACCGCGCGGTAGAAGCCGTGAGGATGATGAAGCTGCCCCATGCTTCTTCACCGCTCGGTCACGTGACGCTTAGCGCCGGCTGTGCCACGACGTCCACGCCCGCCACGGTTTCCGCAGTAAAACTGCTGGAGCATGCCGACCATGCTTTGTATAGGGCGAAGCGTGGCGGGCGTAATCGTGCGCAAGGGATCGATGTGCCGGCGTTGCCAGAGCAGAGAAGGGAGTAA
- a CDS encoding NmrA family NAD(P)-binding protein, which translates to MYVITGITGKVGGAVARALLSNNLPVRGVMRDVSKAAQWQDLGCEVAFAEMKDASALADAFNGATGVFILPPSDFDPAPGFPAARLIIDAVVQAIRCASPEKVVCLSTIGAQAEKTNLLTQRTLLEQALNALDLPVTFLRPGWFMENCALDVVSARDNGVIHSYLHPLDKAVPMIATADVGTLAAMLLQQEWQGKRIVELEGPQCVTPNDIANTFASILGRPVVAEAVERDAWEAIFRSQGHQHPLPRMRMIDGFNEEWICFEKPQAERVMGETELEVVLRALLKTAG; encoded by the coding sequence ATGTATGTGATCACTGGTATTACCGGAAAGGTTGGCGGCGCAGTTGCGCGCGCCTTACTCAGCAACAATCTTCCCGTGCGCGGCGTAATGCGAGATGTCAGTAAGGCCGCCCAGTGGCAGGACCTGGGCTGTGAGGTTGCCTTTGCCGAAATGAAGGATGCCAGCGCATTGGCCGATGCGTTTAACGGTGCGACTGGCGTGTTCATTCTTCCCCCGTCGGATTTTGATCCCGCGCCGGGATTTCCCGCCGCCCGCCTCATCATTGATGCAGTGGTCCAGGCTATTCGTTGCGCATCGCCTGAGAAAGTGGTTTGCCTCTCGACCATTGGTGCTCAGGCCGAGAAAACGAACCTGTTAACCCAGCGTACCCTGCTGGAGCAGGCGCTCAATGCACTGGATCTGCCGGTTACTTTCCTGCGTCCGGGCTGGTTTATGGAGAACTGCGCATTAGATGTCGTCTCTGCGCGTGATAATGGTGTGATTCACAGCTATTTACATCCGCTGGATAAAGCGGTACCGATGATCGCCACCGCTGATGTCGGCACCCTGGCCGCAATGTTGCTGCAGCAAGAGTGGCAGGGGAAACGCATTGTTGAGTTAGAAGGCCCGCAGTGCGTGACACCCAACGACATTGCTAACACGTTTGCCTCCATTCTAGGGCGCCCGGTGGTTGCGGAAGCCGTCGAGCGTGATGCGTGGGAAGCGATTTTTCGTTCGCAGGGGCATCAGCATCCTTTACCGCGCATGCGGATGATCGATGGCTTCAATGAGGAGTGGATCTGCTTTGAAAAGCCGCAGGCAGAACGGGTAATGGGTGAGACGGAACTTGAAGTGGTGTTGCGCGCTTTGCTCAAAACCGCAGGCTAA
- a CDS encoding YgiW/YdeI family stress tolerance OB fold protein, with translation MKPIILASVIMMFSLGVSAAEGGFKAGETPPPQNKQDAGYKGSEDTGQTAISQIRDFRQGGYVTLEGYIVEKLKGDSYKFRDNTGNVTIIADAKAFKGKTYSADDKVRVSGKVYGHGEQTTLKVARIDEP, from the coding sequence ATGAAACCTATTATTTTGGCTTCGGTAATAATGATGTTTAGTTTAGGTGTGAGTGCCGCTGAAGGTGGATTCAAAGCCGGGGAAACCCCGCCGCCGCAGAATAAACAGGATGCGGGTTACAAAGGTTCTGAAGATACCGGACAGACCGCAATATCCCAAATACGGGATTTCCGTCAGGGAGGATACGTTACGCTGGAGGGATATATCGTCGAAAAATTAAAAGGTGACAGTTACAAATTTCGCGATAACACCGGAAACGTAACAATTATCGCAGATGCAAAGGCCTTTAAGGGAAAAACCTATTCGGCAGATGACAAAGTCCGCGTCAGCGGAAAAGTGTATGGTCACGGGGAACAAACCACATTAAAAGTCGCGCGTATTGATGAGCCCTGA
- a CDS encoding glutathione-independent formaldehyde dehydrogenase yields MKAIVYNGPFDVSVKNVPDAKIVRPTDALIRITTTNICGSDLHMYEGRTSFEEGRIFGHENLGEVIEVGSGIERIKVGDYVCMPFNVGCGFCENCEKGLTGFCLTANPGTAGAAYGFAEMGAWEGGQAELLRVPFADFNCLVLPSDAQEKEEDYVMLSDIFPTGWHATELAGMRPGDSVAIYGAGPVGLMAAHSAVIKGASQVFVVDTHADRLALAEKMGATAINAVGEDAVEKILALTNGRGTDCGCECVGYQCCNRHGHEDNSATMNSLVASTKATGGIGVVGVFIPQDPNAASELAKVGKMPFDFGSFWFKGQSIRTGQANVKAYNRQLARLIATGKAQPGSIISHRLSLEEGPDGYRHFDDRDDGWTKVILKP; encoded by the coding sequence ATGAAAGCTATCGTCTATAACGGACCTTTTGATGTATCGGTAAAAAATGTACCGGATGCCAAAATTGTCCGCCCAACAGATGCGCTGATTCGTATTACGACCACGAATATCTGCGGCTCAGATTTACATATGTATGAAGGGCGTACCAGCTTCGAAGAGGGGCGTATTTTTGGTCATGAAAATCTTGGAGAGGTGATTGAAGTTGGCAGCGGAATAGAACGTATCAAGGTCGGAGACTACGTTTGCATGCCTTTTAATGTCGGATGTGGTTTCTGTGAAAACTGTGAAAAAGGCTTAACCGGCTTCTGCCTGACAGCCAATCCGGGCACAGCGGGGGCTGCCTATGGATTTGCCGAGATGGGCGCCTGGGAAGGGGGCCAGGCCGAGCTGCTGCGGGTGCCTTTTGCCGATTTCAATTGCCTTGTGCTTCCTTCGGATGCGCAAGAGAAGGAGGAGGATTATGTCATGTTGTCAGATATCTTCCCCACCGGCTGGCATGCGACCGAACTCGCAGGTATGCGGCCCGGCGATAGTGTAGCCATTTATGGGGCCGGGCCAGTAGGCTTGATGGCGGCCCATTCCGCCGTGATCAAAGGGGCGTCACAGGTCTTCGTGGTGGATACGCATGCCGACCGTCTTGCGCTGGCAGAGAAAATGGGCGCTACGGCAATCAATGCCGTGGGGGAAGATGCCGTTGAGAAAATTCTTGCGCTGACCAATGGCCGTGGTACGGATTGCGGCTGCGAATGTGTGGGCTACCAATGCTGTAATCGGCATGGGCATGAAGACAATAGCGCGACGATGAATAGCCTGGTCGCCTCGACCAAAGCAACCGGCGGTATTGGCGTGGTGGGGGTATTTATTCCGCAGGATCCAAACGCAGCCAGTGAGCTGGCAAAGGTCGGTAAAATGCCGTTTGATTTTGGTAGCTTCTGGTTTAAAGGGCAGTCAATTCGTACTGGCCAGGCGAATGTAAAAGCGTATAACCGCCAGTTAGCCCGGCTAATTGCAACAGGTAAAGCTCAGCCGGGCAGTATTATCTCTCATCGCTTATCGTTGGAAGAGGGGCCCGACGGCTACCGTCATTTTGACGATCGCGACGATGGCTGGACCAAGGTTATCCTTAAACCCTAA
- a CDS encoding glycoside hydrolase family 15 protein translates to MENQQYSHPQRINGFAGLGDYAAIGEGRSVALIAPDGSIDWWCAPNLDSKPLFDQILDPQIGGFFQIVPVADYRVTRNYREKSNVLETRFDTDSGSVLLTESINSTLAGRLPWSELARRIEGLAGEVTLRITLRFGTAAETRSPWIADSAQGKVYHIADLMAMLRTSEDIILDHIDDELVTGTLTVSKGARSLCALLVTEKEPLAVPDMNAIDGRIETSDTAWRDWVNSLSYSGRYAPLVIRSALSLKFLWYSPTGALAAAATTSLPEGIGKEKNYDYRYAWVRDACLIIKAFICLGALEDCKAAFSWLTQTIIDHGVRLRACYTLEGEKVPEERYPALRGYQDSQPVRIGNNARDQIQLSMYGDMLATAQGFVEAGHVLDLTTARLLGELANCCADSWRQKDSGIWELPEEQHYTHSKMACWLALDRAVVLAEKKYIEPTWVERWKRERDRISHWIETHCWSETLQSYTFYVGSDEQVDAALTLMHHYGNSVNPQRMLSSYRVIRRELGNNGAMLYRYSNVDKEESTFLACSFWMVEAWAAMGDGAGAEAMMEEILVALNRQGNVDIFNEMYDVRTQSWRGNMPQGLSHLALIFAAQGISHALKPS, encoded by the coding sequence TTGGAAAATCAGCAATATTCTCATCCGCAACGTATTAATGGATTCGCCGGACTGGGTGACTATGCGGCAATTGGGGAAGGACGATCCGTGGCGCTTATTGCGCCAGATGGTTCTATCGACTGGTGGTGCGCACCTAATCTCGATTCAAAACCCCTTTTTGACCAAATACTTGATCCACAGATTGGCGGTTTCTTTCAGATCGTCCCCGTGGCGGATTACCGCGTCACGCGCAACTATCGCGAAAAAAGTAATGTGCTTGAGACCCGTTTCGATACCGATAGCGGGTCGGTGCTGCTAACAGAATCGATCAATAGCACGCTGGCAGGGCGCTTACCCTGGAGTGAACTGGCCAGGCGTATTGAGGGGCTGGCAGGTGAGGTGACCTTAAGAATTACGCTGCGCTTCGGCACCGCCGCCGAGACGCGTTCCCCGTGGATTGCGGACAGCGCACAGGGCAAGGTGTATCACATTGCCGATTTGATGGCGATGCTGCGCACCAGTGAAGACATTATTCTCGATCATATCGACGATGAATTAGTGACCGGCACGCTCACCGTGAGCAAAGGCGCACGTTCGCTTTGTGCCCTGCTGGTAACGGAAAAAGAGCCGCTGGCGGTTCCGGACATGAATGCCATTGATGGCCGCATCGAAACCAGCGACACGGCATGGCGTGACTGGGTCAACAGCCTGAGCTATAGCGGCCGTTATGCGCCGCTGGTGATACGTTCGGCGCTGTCGTTGAAATTTCTCTGGTACTCGCCGACGGGCGCGCTGGCGGCGGCCGCCACCACATCACTGCCTGAAGGTATCGGCAAAGAGAAGAACTACGACTACCGCTACGCCTGGGTACGCGATGCCTGTCTGATCATTAAAGCCTTTATTTGCCTGGGCGCGCTGGAAGATTGTAAAGCCGCGTTCTCCTGGCTCACGCAGACCATCATCGATCATGGCGTACGGCTCCGCGCCTGCTACACCCTGGAAGGTGAGAAAGTCCCTGAGGAGCGCTATCCAGCGTTACGCGGCTATCAGGATTCGCAGCCGGTGCGTATTGGTAATAACGCGCGCGATCAGATTCAGCTCAGCATGTACGGCGATATGCTGGCCACGGCGCAGGGCTTCGTGGAGGCCGGACACGTGCTGGACCTCACCACCGCGCGCCTGCTGGGTGAGCTGGCAAACTGCTGTGCGGATAGCTGGCGCCAGAAGGATTCTGGCATTTGGGAGTTGCCGGAAGAACAGCACTATACCCATTCGAAGATGGCATGCTGGCTGGCTTTAGATCGTGCGGTGGTATTGGCCGAAAAGAAATACATTGAGCCCACCTGGGTTGAACGCTGGAAGCGAGAACGTGACCGCATTAGCCACTGGATCGAAACGCACTGCTGGTCTGAGACGCTGCAGAGCTATACCTTTTATGTGGGCAGTGATGAGCAGGTCGATGCCGCGCTGACGCTGATGCACCATTATGGCAACAGCGTTAATCCGCAAAGGATGCTCTCCTCTTATCGCGTAATCCGGCGCGAACTGGGGAATAACGGTGCGATGCTTTATCGCTATAGCAACGTAGATAAAGAGGAGAGTACTTTCCTGGCGTGCTCTTTCTGGATGGTGGAAGCCTGGGCGGCCATGGGCGATGGCGCCGGTGCAGAAGCGATGATGGAAGAGATTTTGGTCGCGCTTAATCGTCAGGGTAACGTCGACATTTTCAATGAAATGTATGATGTCCGCACGCAGTCATGGCGAGGGAATATGCCTCAGGGGCTCAGCCATCTGGCGCTGATCTTCGCGGCTCAGGGCATTAGTCATGCTCTGAAGCCATCATAA
- the umuC gene encoding translesion error-prone DNA polymerase V subunit UmuC: MFALVDVNSFYASCETVFRPDLRGKPIVVLSNNDGCIISLSKEAKKLGIKMGAPYFKHREELTRHNVVVFSSNYALYGDMSRRVMETLALISTRVDEYSIDEAFVDVTGINACMTLEQLGRDIRDRIYQDTHLRVGVGIAPTKTLAKLANWAAKRWTKAENVMDLSAPLRQRELMKRVKVEEVWGVGRRLSKKLNLMGIDTALQLAETPTALIRKHFGVVLERTVRELCGEPCLAFDEVIPNRQNILCSRSFGDRITDYHDMREAIANYAARAAEKLRSERQYCRHIGTFIRTSPHDPHHPYYANAASQTLITPTADSRDIIQATLNCLDRIWVPGKRYMKGGVMLGDFFSDGVAQFDLFAEYQPRHNSEQLMALIDKMNAHQRGALWFAGQGIQKPWAMKREMLSPAYTTRLSDLPVAK, translated from the coding sequence ATGTTCGCCTTAGTGGACGTGAACTCTTTCTACGCCAGCTGCGAAACCGTGTTTCGCCCGGATCTGCGCGGCAAACCGATTGTGGTGCTGTCCAACAACGACGGCTGTATTATTTCGCTGAGTAAAGAAGCCAAAAAGCTCGGCATTAAAATGGGTGCGCCCTACTTTAAACATCGCGAAGAGTTAACGCGCCATAACGTGGTGGTGTTCTCCTCCAACTATGCGCTTTATGGCGATATGTCGCGGCGCGTGATGGAGACGCTGGCGCTGATCTCCACACGCGTCGACGAGTACTCCATTGATGAAGCCTTTGTTGATGTCACCGGCATCAACGCCTGTATGACGCTAGAACAGCTGGGGCGGGATATTCGCGATCGCATCTATCAGGACACGCATCTGCGCGTGGGGGTCGGTATCGCCCCCACCAAAACCCTCGCCAAACTGGCCAACTGGGCCGCCAAGCGCTGGACCAAAGCCGAGAATGTGATGGATCTTTCCGCACCGCTGCGCCAGCGTGAATTGATGAAGCGGGTCAAGGTTGAAGAGGTATGGGGTGTCGGTCGCCGCTTATCGAAAAAGCTCAATCTCATGGGCATTGATACCGCGCTGCAGTTAGCTGAAACGCCCACAGCGTTGATCCGCAAACACTTCGGCGTGGTTCTGGAGCGCACCGTACGTGAATTATGCGGTGAGCCTTGCCTGGCGTTTGATGAGGTGATCCCGAATCGGCAAAATATATTGTGCTCGCGCTCGTTTGGCGACCGCATTACCGACTATCACGATATGCGCGAGGCTATTGCCAATTACGCTGCCCGCGCCGCCGAAAAGCTGCGCAGCGAGCGGCAATATTGTCGCCATATTGGCACCTTTATTCGCACCAGCCCACACGATCCGCATCATCCCTATTATGCGAATGCCGCTAGCCAGACGCTTATTACGCCAACTGCCGATAGTCGTGACATCATTCAGGCGACGCTCAACTGTTTGGATCGCATCTGGGTTCCCGGTAAGCGCTACATGAAAGGCGGCGTGATGCTGGGGGATTTTTTCAGCGATGGCGTGGCGCAGTTCGACCTGTTTGCCGAATATCAGCCGCGTCACAACAGCGAGCAGCTAATGGCACTGATCGACAAGATGAATGCCCACCAGCGCGGTGCGTTATGGTTTGCCGGACAGGGTATCCAGAAGCCCTGGGCAATGAAGCGTGAGATGCTTTCACCGGCATATACAACACGTTTATCCGATCTTCCCGTGGCAAAGTAA
- the katE gene encoding catalase HPII — translation MSKEKKEQNLEHTAPHKGPETSQPGLGDLAPQGGGHKPAAEPTPPGKQPTAPGSLKAPETQNAKLEQLDEYRKNGENAGLTTNQGTRIANDQNSLTAGSRGPTLLEDFIMREKITHFDHERIPERIVHARGSAAHGYFQPYRSLEALTKAGFLSDPDKTTPVFVRFSTVQGGAGSADTVRDIRGFATKFYTDEGVFDLVGNNTPVFFIQDAHKFPDFVHAVKPEPHNEIPQGQSAHDTFWDYVSLQPETLHNVIWAMSDRGIPRSYRTMEGFGIHTFRLINAEGKATFVRFHWKPVAGKASLLWDEAQKLTGRDPDFHRRDLWEAIEAGDYPEYELGLQLIPEEDEFTFDFDILDATKLIPEELVPVELVGKMVLNRNPDNFFAETEQVAFHPGHIVPGLDFTNDPLLQGRLFSYTDTQISRLGGPNFHEIPINRPVCPYHNFQRQGMHRTEIDTNPANYEPNSINNNWPREVPPAAKQGGFESYQERVEGSKVRERSPSFGEYYSQPRLFWLSQTAEEQQHIIGAYSFELSKVARPYIRERVVDHLLQIDVNLAQGVAKNLGLKLSDEQLKTAPPKDVNGLQKDESLSLYAQPSGDVKGRQVALLLSDGTKAADVLAILQALKAKGVHAKLLAAHMGQVLADDGSVLPIDATFTGLPSLTFDAVIVPDGNIDALLLSGDARYFLLEAYKHLKAIGLSGDARRFKAQFNVQDSETEEGLVEAAKAEGTLMDDFLTVMASHRVWSRSKKALTVAA, via the coding sequence ATGTCGAAAGAAAAAAAAGAACAGAATTTAGAACATACCGCCCCGCATAAAGGGCCTGAAACATCTCAACCGGGATTAGGGGATTTAGCGCCGCAGGGCGGAGGACATAAACCTGCGGCAGAACCGACGCCACCGGGCAAACAGCCCACTGCACCGGGCAGCCTTAAAGCCCCCGAGACGCAAAACGCGAAACTTGAGCAGCTTGATGAGTATCGTAAAAATGGCGAAAACGCCGGGCTTACGACCAACCAGGGCACGCGGATTGCAAACGATCAGAACTCGCTTACCGCGGGTTCGCGTGGGCCAACGTTGCTGGAAGACTTTATCATGCGTGAAAAAATCACGCATTTTGACCATGAACGTATCCCAGAGCGTATCGTCCATGCGCGTGGTTCAGCCGCACACGGCTATTTCCAGCCCTATCGTTCGTTAGAAGCCCTGACCAAAGCCGGCTTTCTCAGCGATCCCGACAAAACCACACCTGTCTTCGTGCGCTTTTCCACCGTGCAGGGGGGCGCCGGATCGGCCGATACCGTGCGTGATATCCGTGGATTCGCCACCAAGTTTTACACCGATGAGGGCGTGTTTGATTTGGTCGGCAACAATACCCCGGTATTTTTCATTCAGGATGCGCATAAATTCCCGGACTTTGTGCACGCGGTAAAACCCGAGCCGCATAACGAAATTCCGCAGGGACAGAGCGCACATGACACTTTCTGGGACTATGTGTCGCTGCAGCCTGAGACGTTGCATAACGTGATTTGGGCGATGTCCGATCGCGGTATTCCGCGCAGTTATCGCACCATGGAAGGGTTCGGCATTCATACCTTCCGCCTGATTAACGCGGAGGGTAAAGCCACCTTCGTGCGATTCCACTGGAAACCGGTTGCCGGCAAAGCCTCGCTGTTGTGGGATGAAGCACAGAAGCTTACGGGCCGCGATCCCGATTTCCACCGCCGCGATCTGTGGGAAGCGATTGAAGCCGGTGATTACCCGGAATACGAATTAGGCCTGCAGCTAATACCTGAGGAAGACGAGTTTACATTCGATTTTGATATTCTTGATGCGACAAAACTCATTCCTGAAGAGCTGGTACCGGTTGAGCTGGTCGGTAAAATGGTACTCAATCGCAATCCAGACAATTTCTTTGCGGAAACCGAGCAGGTAGCGTTCCATCCGGGACACATTGTTCCGGGACTGGACTTCACCAACGATCCGCTGCTACAGGGACGACTGTTTTCCTACACCGACACGCAAATTAGCCGCCTCGGTGGCCCCAACTTCCATGAGATCCCGATTAACCGTCCGGTTTGCCCTTACCATAATTTCCAGCGACAGGGCATGCATCGTACGGAAATTGACACTAACCCGGCCAACTATGAACCCAACTCGATCAACAATAACTGGCCGCGCGAAGTCCCACCGGCGGCCAAGCAGGGTGGATTCGAAAGCTATCAGGAGCGGGTGGAAGGCAGCAAAGTACGCGAGCGCAGTCCGTCGTTTGGTGAATACTACTCCCAGCCAAGGCTGTTCTGGCTGAGCCAGACAGCGGAAGAGCAGCAACATATTATTGGCGCTTACTCGTTTGAGCTCAGTAAGGTGGCGCGTCCCTATATCCGTGAGCGCGTCGTTGATCATCTGCTGCAAATCGATGTCAACCTGGCGCAAGGCGTGGCGAAAAATCTGGGCCTCAAGCTGAGCGATGAGCAGCTTAAGACGGCGCCGCCAAAAGATGTGAATGGCCTGCAAAAAGATGAAAGCCTGAGTCTGTATGCGCAGCCGAGTGGTGACGTTAAAGGTCGCCAGGTGGCCTTACTGCTCAGTGACGGCACGAAAGCAGCCGACGTTCTTGCCATCCTTCAGGCACTGAAGGCAAAAGGTGTGCATGCTAAACTGCTGGCCGCGCATATGGGGCAAGTGCTGGCCGATGATGGTTCCGTTCTGCCGATTGACGCGACCTTTACCGGACTTCCTTCGCTCACCTTCGACGCGGTGATTGTGCCTGATGGCAATATCGATGCGTTACTGCTCAGCGGTGATGCGCGCTATTTCTTGCTGGAAGCCTATAAACACCTCAAAGCGATTGGTCTGAGCGGCGATGCGCGTCGGTTTAAAGCGCAGTTCAACGTGCAGGACAGCGAAACGGAGGAGGGGCTGGTGGAAGCCGCCAAAGCGGAGGGAACATTGATGGATGATTTCCTGACCGTAATGGCGTCCCACCGGGTCTGGTCGCGCAGTAAGAAAGCATTGACTGTAGCGGCATAA